The following are encoded in a window of Ruminiclostridium herbifermentans genomic DNA:
- a CDS encoding phospholipid carrier-dependent glycosyltransferase, protein MKDNFVNAFNNIWNYISNIKMPGFATMMLIVLTLSLIIIGIWGFLRIRNIQIGNIVITEYGLLDVQRESKPLFKLTKTDFIIMLVMTLIYAIPAIFNLGSFSVPETGWAPAAKNDGIIIDLGRKVKVSKIMLYQGYNIEKYDGTKFQINYLNDYNKYIESETLDKTGFYSWKVSTKEFETSKIKIIPNSPGATINEIAIFEKDSTTPLAIKSISPSNDNPNVIPFESPDGTTYNISNLFDEQDKVDFYTLYSTSTYFDEVFYPRTALDFINRINPFERTHPPLGKYFVMVGMLIFGVNPFGWRIIGTLFGIAMIPLMYFFGMKIFKKRFYAFCTAFLMMFDFMHFAQTRISTIDVYVTFFVILMYYYIYDYFVKRSYKVGYKKSLLPLFLCGLFFGIGIATKWIAMYAAVGIFLIFIIAKIDDAACYVAYRKSGLSSDLFSKFWSKYFIRTAMACVLFFLVIPSIIYFASYTSIMLVPDNGIKEFFNNQVHMYTFHNELDIKHSYSSPWWAWPIMAKPLWFFGSKALAAENLTSSIVCMGNPLIWWFSIPALVTGIILAIKRKDKFMVVPLFGALFQYIPWMVVRRMTFIYHYFSVVPFIIIVMVYLIKIFSEYGGKSARRVVYLYLLSVALLFVMFYPILSGMIVPRWYASILQWFPGWSFRY, encoded by the coding sequence CAGAATATGGTTTACTTGATGTTCAAAGAGAAAGCAAGCCATTATTTAAGCTTACAAAAACAGATTTCATTATAATGCTTGTGATGACTTTGATTTATGCTATACCCGCTATTTTCAATCTGGGTAGTTTTAGTGTTCCTGAAACAGGTTGGGCCCCCGCAGCTAAAAATGATGGTATTATAATAGATTTAGGCCGAAAAGTAAAAGTATCAAAAATAATGCTTTATCAAGGTTATAATATAGAAAAATATGACGGAACAAAATTTCAAATTAATTACTTAAATGATTATAATAAATATATTGAATCCGAAACCCTTGACAAGACTGGATTTTATTCTTGGAAAGTATCTACAAAAGAATTTGAAACCAGTAAAATAAAAATCATACCAAACAGTCCAGGTGCTACAATTAATGAAATAGCTATATTTGAAAAAGATTCTACTACTCCTCTTGCTATAAAAAGCATATCACCTTCTAATGATAATCCAAATGTTATTCCATTTGAAAGTCCTGATGGAACAACTTACAATATATCAAATTTATTTGATGAGCAGGATAAAGTAGACTTCTACACCCTGTATAGCACAAGCACATATTTTGACGAGGTATTCTATCCAAGAACTGCACTTGATTTTATAAATAGAATAAATCCATTTGAACGTACACATCCCCCTTTAGGAAAGTACTTTGTTATGGTTGGTATGTTAATTTTTGGAGTTAATCCATTTGGCTGGAGAATTATTGGAACTCTATTCGGAATAGCAATGATTCCGCTAATGTATTTTTTTGGTATGAAAATATTCAAAAAGAGATTTTATGCATTTTGTACCGCATTTTTAATGATGTTTGACTTTATGCATTTTGCACAAACAAGAATTTCAACCATAGATGTCTACGTAACTTTCTTTGTAATTTTGATGTACTATTATATATATGACTATTTTGTTAAGAGATCTTATAAAGTGGGGTATAAAAAATCACTTTTACCACTATTTTTATGTGGTCTTTTCTTTGGTATAGGAATTGCCACTAAATGGATTGCAATGTATGCTGCAGTAGGTATATTTCTAATATTTATTATTGCAAAAATTGATGATGCCGCCTGCTATGTTGCTTACAGAAAATCAGGGCTCTCTTCTGATCTATTTAGTAAGTTCTGGAGCAAATATTTTATTAGAACCGCTATGGCTTGTGTTTTGTTTTTTCTGGTTATTCCGAGCATCATTTACTTTGCCTCATATACATCAATAATGTTAGTTCCCGACAACGGAATAAAGGAATTCTTTAATAATCAAGTTCATATGTATACATTTCACAATGAGCTTGATATAAAGCATTCCTATTCATCCCCATGGTGGGCTTGGCCTATCATGGCAAAACCACTTTGGTTCTTTGGCTCAAAAGCATTAGCAGCAGAAAATCTCACCTCAAGCATCGTATGTATGGGGAATCCTCTCATATGGTGGTTTAGCATTCCTGCACTAGTTACTGGAATTATATTGGCAATTAAGAGAAAGGACAAATTTATGGTGGTTCCATTATTTGGAGCACTGTTTCAATATATTCCTTGGATGGTTGTACGCAGAATGACTTTTATATATCACTATTTTTCTGTTGTACCTTTTATAATAATTGTTATGGTTTATCTAATAAAAATATTCTCTGAGTATGGTGGTAAAAGTGCAAGAAGAGTTGTATATCTATATCTCCTTTCGGTCGCACTGCTCTTTGTAATGTTCTATCCAATTCTTTCTGGAATGATAGTCCCTAGATGGTATGCAAGTATCCTTCAATGGTTTCCAGGTTGGAGTTTTAGATATTAA